The proteins below come from a single Mesobacillus jeotgali genomic window:
- a CDS encoding IS110 family transposase, with the protein MKFKMQDKQNQLIERITDTHLVVGVDIAQQFHVARAVNFRGIVVGDPITFPNNEEGFSSLLIWINNLKRLHKLEAAIVGMEPTGHYWINLSKWLMKQDIEVVTVNPHLVKRNKENRDNTQSKSDKKDALVIADMVKNGYYAFVRNTSESFEKLRVLMSNRDVIVKRLVSSINQLNRWVDIVFPELRQVFKDITAKGAIATLRLFPSPMELDSMKPEEIVAGWKSLMKRQPGLKKAYLLLNVARKSVGTRQALDAYKFHLEQLLEEYDLSIQQLERVELAIKDELPKIPFANKLLMIKGISEISLAGILGEAGDLSGFSHGNSLLRHAGLHLAEASSGKWKGQIVISKRGRSRLRRFLYLATMSLVMNNPEFKAIHSNNVKVKKMKKMKSIMKLVGKLARIFVGIARKNESYCARKVQPFTELAA; encoded by the coding sequence ATGAAGTTTAAAATGCAGGACAAACAAAATCAACTAATAGAAAGAATTACAGATACACATCTTGTGGTTGGTGTGGATATTGCACAACAGTTTCACGTAGCCAGAGCAGTGAATTTCCGTGGGATTGTCGTAGGAGATCCAATCACTTTTCCAAACAACGAAGAGGGATTTTCGTCCCTGTTAATCTGGATTAATAACCTTAAAAGATTACATAAACTTGAGGCTGCCATAGTTGGTATGGAACCTACCGGTCATTACTGGATTAACCTTTCTAAATGGCTGATGAAACAAGATATTGAGGTAGTGACAGTTAACCCTCATTTGGTGAAAAGAAATAAAGAAAACCGTGATAATACCCAATCAAAGAGTGATAAAAAAGACGCTCTTGTAATAGCTGATATGGTGAAGAACGGTTACTACGCTTTTGTAAGGAATACTTCTGAGTCGTTTGAAAAGCTCAGGGTACTCATGTCAAATCGGGATGTCATTGTTAAGAGGCTTGTAAGCTCGATTAATCAATTGAATCGCTGGGTGGATATTGTCTTCCCCGAGCTTAGGCAAGTATTTAAAGACATCACTGCTAAAGGAGCCATCGCAACACTTCGGCTTTTCCCATCTCCAATGGAACTAGATTCCATGAAGCCTGAAGAAATCGTGGCCGGATGGAAGTCACTCATGAAGCGGCAGCCTGGCTTGAAGAAAGCCTATTTACTACTCAATGTAGCTAGGAAATCAGTTGGTACAAGACAAGCATTAGATGCTTATAAATTTCATCTTGAGCAATTACTCGAAGAGTATGACCTTTCAATTCAACAACTTGAAAGAGTTGAACTGGCAATTAAGGATGAACTTCCTAAAATTCCTTTCGCAAATAAGTTGCTTATGATTAAGGGAATTAGTGAAATTTCGTTAGCTGGTATATTAGGGGAAGCGGGAGATTTAAGTGGTTTTTCACACGGAAACTCTTTACTTCGCCATGCAGGGCTCCATCTCGCTGAAGCTAGTTCAGGAAAGTGGAAAGGGCAAATTGTCATTTCCAAGCGTGGGAGATCTAGGCTTAGGCGTTTCCTATACTTGGCCACTATGAGCCTGGTGATGAACAACCCGGAATTTAAGGCCATTCACTCCAACAATGTTAAAGTCAAGAAAATGAAAAAGATGAAATCTATTATGAAATTAGTTGGTAAGTTGGCCAGAATATTTGTAGGAATAGCACGTAAAAATGAATCGTATTGTGCCAGGAAAGTACAACCATTTACGGAGTTGGCAGCGTAG
- a CDS encoding MFS transporter, translating into MARINKWNPEDDGFWQSEGKKHAQRNLWISVPSLMLAFIVWQIWSVVAIRLNDIGFSFTDQQLFTLAAMPGLVGATLRFVYTFGVGMMGGRNWTVLSTAVLAIPAIGIGFAVQNPDTPYSVMLLLAALSGLGGGNFSSSSSNISFFFPKKARGTALGINGGLGNMGVSVVQFVTPLIITTGTFAFVAGDGQQLSNGQQVWLQNAAFIWLVPIAIVTIAAWFGMDNLPGTKQSFSDQFVIVKRKHTWIMTWLYVATFGSFIGYSAAFPLLLKSQFPEYISLAFLGAFLAAASRPVGGWLADKMGGAKLTSIVLVVMMAGAGSVIYFLGTKQFAGFLVSFLVLFIAAGIGSGSTFQMIPGIFVPKEAAPVLGFTAAFAAYGSFLIPKLFGWSVNISGGYVPAFFIFIGFYVLSIILNWYYYQRKTSEATSTQKKAATTA; encoded by the coding sequence ATGGCTCGTATAAATAAATGGAATCCTGAAGACGATGGTTTTTGGCAATCCGAAGGCAAAAAACATGCCCAGCGGAACTTATGGATCTCTGTTCCTTCCTTGATGCTCGCGTTCATTGTCTGGCAAATTTGGTCTGTAGTCGCAATTCGCTTAAATGATATTGGCTTTAGTTTTACTGATCAGCAGCTTTTCACATTGGCTGCAATGCCTGGTCTTGTTGGTGCAACTTTACGATTTGTTTATACCTTTGGCGTTGGAATGATGGGTGGCCGTAACTGGACGGTCCTGTCAACAGCTGTACTGGCGATTCCGGCAATCGGAATAGGTTTTGCAGTCCAGAATCCTGACACACCATATTCTGTCATGCTTTTACTAGCAGCACTTTCTGGCCTGGGTGGCGGTAACTTCTCGAGTTCTTCATCCAACATCAGCTTCTTCTTCCCGAAAAAAGCACGTGGAACCGCGCTAGGCATTAACGGCGGTTTAGGTAACATGGGTGTATCAGTCGTACAATTCGTAACACCATTGATCATAACTACTGGAACTTTCGCTTTTGTCGCTGGAGATGGACAGCAATTATCTAACGGCCAGCAGGTATGGCTGCAAAACGCAGCATTCATCTGGCTTGTCCCAATCGCGATTGTTACGATCGCAGCATGGTTCGGCATGGATAACCTGCCTGGAACAAAGCAATCATTCTCTGATCAATTCGTCATTGTAAAAAGAAAGCACACATGGATCATGACATGGCTTTATGTTGCAACATTCGGTTCTTTCATTGGATACTCAGCGGCATTCCCGCTATTGTTGAAATCTCAGTTTCCTGAATATATCTCATTAGCATTCTTAGGTGCATTCCTTGCTGCAGCATCACGTCCTGTCGGCGGATGGCTGGCTGATAAAATGGGTGGCGCGAAGCTGACATCCATCGTCCTGGTTGTGATGATGGCCGGTGCCGGAAGCGTCATTTACTTCCTTGGCACTAAGCAGTTCGCCGGCTTCCTTGTATCATTCCTGGTCCTGTTCATTGCTGCCGGAATCGGTTCTGGTTCAACATTCCAGATGATCCCTGGAATCTTCGTACCAAAAGAAGCTGCACCAGTACTAGGTTTCACCGCAGCCTTCGCAGCTTACGGATCCTTCCTGATTCCAAAGCTGTTCGGATGGTCCGTCAATATTTCCGGTGGTTATGTGCCAGCATTCTTTATCTTCATCGGCTTCTATGTATTGTCGATCATCTTAAACTGGTATTACTATCAGAGAAAAACATCAGAAGCAACAAGTACACAGAAAAAGGCGGCAACTACTGCCTAG